A genome region from Chelonia mydas isolate rCheMyd1 chromosome 24, rCheMyd1.pri.v2, whole genome shotgun sequence includes the following:
- the PRUNE1 gene encoding exopolyphosphatase PRUNE1 isoform X2: MVSALALAYYLAKTSLESRAAFVPVLNIPRSEFPLRTESAFLLQEQQIPDSCLIFRDEIDLHALHRAGLLSLTLVDHHILPSGDAALEEAVIEVIDHRPLEREPRCRVTAELVGSCATLVTERIVQGPAELLDRQTAALLLGTILLDCVNMTPEAGKVTPKDTQYVALLESKFPDLPARSVLFEALQTAKFDVSGLTTDQMLRKDLKALSSDGLVLAISAVYVTLEAFLQRPGLQQDLCAFCQRYGYGGLVAMTISFDERNEPFRQLAVYSQHAAVRTAVCGVLERANNPPLDLSPLGSLYPNLCAYHQGNTVASRKKVLPILKDFLRERGTAAGTMHPADKDSCSTTRPEPKDSSAGCGESDENPEDSDVAGEAGALEYEPRGRRDPGRCPRHGDALLEDDAPLPPTPMNSLVDECPLDRGLPKLSVEAIFEKFSHITVVRPSASSSPEKK; encoded by the exons AACATCCCCCGCTCGGAGTTCCCCTTGCGCACAGAGAGCGCCTTCCTCCTGCAGGAGCAGCAGATCCCCGACAGCTGCCTGATCTTCCGGGATGAGATCGACCTGCATGCGCTGCACCGGGCTGGCCTTCTCTCCTTGACGCTGGTTGACCACCACATCCTGCCGAG CGGAGATGCAGCCCTGGAGGAGGCCGTGATCGAGGTGATCGACCATCGGCCCCTGGAGAGGGAGCCTCGGTGCAGAGTCACCGCGGAGCTGGTGGGCTCCTGCGCCACGCTGGTGACGGAGAGGATTGTGCAGGGCCCAGCGGAGCTGTTGGACAGACAGACGGCCGCCCTGCTACTTG GTACAATACTTCTGGATTGTGTTAatatgactccagaagctgggaaagtgACTCCCAAAGACACTCAGTACGTGGCCCTGTTGGAATCCAAGTTCCCAGACCTCCCGGCGAGGAGCGTCCTGTTTGAGGCTCTGCAGACAGCCAAGTTCGATGTGTCAG GGCTTACTACGGACCAGATGCTGCGAAAGGACCTTAAGGCGCTGTCGAGCGACGGGCTCGTTCTGGCCATCAGTGCTGTGTACGTGACGCTGGAG GCCTTCCTGCAGCGGCCTGGCTTGCAGCAGGACCTGTGCGCCTTCTGCCAGCGGTATGGCTACGGCGGGTTGGTAGCCATGACAATATCCTTCGACGAGCGGAACGAGCCATTCCGGCAGCTCGCGGTGTACAGCCAGCACGCGGCGGTGCGCACAGCG GTATGTGGCGTTCTGGAGCGTGCTAATAACCCGCCCCTGGACCTCTCCCCTCTGGGGAGCCTCTACCCCAACCTCTGTGCCTACCACCAAGGCAACACAGTTGCATCGCGTAAGAAAGTCCTCCCGATCCTTAAAGACTTCCTAAGGGAGCGGGGCACAGCGGCTGGCACCATGCATCCCGCGGACAAAGATTCCTGTAGCACGACGAGACCAGAGCCAAAAGACTCCTCTGCCGGTTGCGGTGAAAGCGACGAGAACCCGGAGGACTCGGATGTGGCTGGCGAAGCGGGTGCCCTGGAGTACGAGCCAAGGGGCAGGAGAGATCCAGGCAGGTGCCCGAGGCATGGGGATGCCTTGCTGGAGGACGATGCCCCgttgcctcccacccccatgaacaGCCTGGTGGATGAGTGCCCTCTGGACAGGGGGCTGCCCAAGCTGTCGGTGGAGGCGATCTTCGAGAAGTTCAGCCACATCACAGTGGTGCgcccctctgccagcagcagccccgAGAAGAAATGA